Proteins encoded in a region of the Moritella marina ATCC 15381 genome:
- the gspG gene encoding type II secretion system major pseudopilin GspG translates to MNNKKRNVSGFTLLEIMVVIVILGVLASMVIPNLLGNKEKADRQKVVTDIVALENAMDMYKLDNSRYPTTEQGLDALVEMPDVDPEPRDYRSGGYIKRLPQDPWGNEYLLISPGENGQIDIYSIGLDSEEGSDDDIGNWNMHEK, encoded by the coding sequence ATGAATAACAAAAAACGGAATGTATCGGGTTTTACGCTGTTAGAGATCATGGTCGTTATTGTGATCTTAGGGGTACTTGCATCAATGGTTATCCCTAATTTATTAGGTAACAAAGAAAAAGCCGATCGTCAAAAAGTAGTGACAGATATTGTGGCATTGGAAAATGCGATGGATATGTACAAGTTGGATAACAGTCGCTACCCAACAACAGAGCAAGGTTTGGATGCATTGGTTGAAATGCCAGATGTCGATCCAGAACCAAGAGATTACCGCTCTGGTGGCTATATTAAGCGTTTACCGCAAGACCCTTGGGGGAATGAATACCTATTAATAAGCCCTGGTGAAAATGGCCAAATTGATATTTATTCTATTGGTTTAGACAGTGAAGAAGGTTCTGATGACGACATTGGTAACTGGAATATGCACGAGAAGTAA
- the gspD gene encoding type II secretion system secretin GspD yields MNLNNVGRKLTGLASGILLSLSGAAMAADYSASFKGTDINEFINVVGKNLNKTVIVDPSVRGKVNVRSYDLLNEEQYYQFFLNVLDVYGYAVVKMDNGVLKVIKSKVAKTSSIPVVDDKNPGQGDEMVTRVVPVRNVSVRELSPLLRQLNDNAGGGNVVHYEPSNVLMLTGRASVVNRLVEIVRRVDKAGDQEVDIIHLKFASASEMVRIIDSLTKGDGKSKIPSILQPKIVADDRTNAVVISGDPKARQRVAKLIQQLDSELESTGNTRVIYLKYANAKEVSEVLKGVSSSVEGAKSKAASKSSAKSNLSIEPHEDTNSLVITAQPDVMRTLEQVINQLDIRRAQVLVEAIIVELSEGDGVNFGIQWVTEAGGTQFNNGTQVPVTAIGAGIYDAQDTTTTTTGVDSDGKPYTTTSTTSGDVSTLASALSGINGLAAGIMNSSGTFGAIIQAAANDSQSNILATPSIMTLDNQEAAFIVGEEVPVITGSSASSGNDNPFQTVERQEVGIKLKVTPQINEGDAVQLTIEQEVSQVLGSTSVDVTFAKRQVNTTILADSGQTIVIGGLLDEQVTESVSKVPWLGDIPWIGNLFKSTSSSTKKRNLMVFIKATIIRNNASIRGVSNRKYSLMRAEQLLQQEDGVALMPNTDVPVLPKFNEERVISPELRKYLEDQDDKTVQFDVRPPAESDDEHKQQSEAL; encoded by the coding sequence ATGAACCTTAATAACGTTGGAAGAAAATTAACAGGATTGGCCTCAGGCATATTACTGAGTTTGAGTGGGGCAGCGATGGCTGCCGATTATTCTGCAAGTTTTAAAGGTACCGATATTAATGAATTTATTAATGTTGTCGGTAAAAACTTAAATAAAACCGTGATTGTTGATCCAAGCGTACGTGGCAAGGTCAATGTACGCAGTTATGATTTGTTAAACGAAGAGCAGTATTACCAGTTTTTCCTTAATGTACTTGATGTTTATGGTTATGCCGTCGTGAAGATGGATAATGGTGTGCTCAAAGTTATTAAAAGCAAAGTCGCCAAAACATCGAGCATTCCAGTTGTGGATGATAAAAATCCGGGGCAGGGTGATGAGATGGTGACGCGTGTAGTACCTGTGCGTAACGTATCTGTACGGGAATTATCACCGTTATTACGTCAGCTGAATGATAATGCTGGTGGTGGTAACGTTGTGCACTATGAACCATCAAATGTATTGATGTTGACTGGTCGTGCTTCTGTGGTGAACCGATTAGTTGAAATTGTCCGTCGTGTGGATAAAGCCGGTGATCAAGAAGTTGATATTATTCATCTAAAATTTGCATCTGCAAGTGAAATGGTTCGTATTATTGATAGTCTTACTAAAGGCGATGGTAAATCAAAAATTCCAAGTATTCTACAGCCTAAAATTGTAGCGGATGATCGTACTAATGCGGTTGTTATTAGTGGCGATCCTAAAGCCCGTCAGCGTGTAGCGAAATTAATTCAGCAGCTCGATAGTGAATTGGAAAGTACCGGTAATACCCGTGTTATTTATCTTAAATACGCGAATGCCAAAGAAGTCTCTGAGGTTTTAAAAGGTGTCAGTAGTTCGGTCGAAGGAGCTAAATCAAAAGCGGCATCGAAGTCGAGTGCAAAATCAAACTTAAGTATCGAACCACATGAAGACACCAACTCCTTGGTGATCACTGCACAACCCGATGTTATGCGCACGTTAGAACAGGTGATTAATCAACTTGATATTCGCCGTGCACAAGTATTGGTTGAAGCGATTATTGTTGAACTGTCTGAAGGTGATGGTGTTAACTTCGGTATTCAGTGGGTAACCGAAGCGGGTGGTACCCAGTTTAATAATGGTACGCAAGTGCCAGTCACCGCGATTGGTGCGGGTATTTATGATGCCCAAGATACGACGACAACGACAACTGGTGTCGATTCTGATGGTAAACCGTATACAACAACATCGACAACATCTGGTGACGTGTCGACATTAGCGTCTGCACTGAGTGGCATTAATGGCCTTGCTGCGGGCATTATGAATAGCTCGGGTACGTTTGGTGCGATCATTCAAGCGGCAGCAAATGACTCGCAATCAAATATTCTTGCTACGCCAAGTATCATGACGCTGGATAATCAAGAAGCGGCATTTATTGTGGGTGAAGAAGTCCCGGTGATCACTGGGTCATCAGCAAGTTCGGGTAATGATAATCCTTTCCAAACGGTTGAACGTCAGGAAGTGGGTATTAAACTAAAAGTAACACCACAAATTAATGAAGGTGATGCGGTTCAGTTAACTATTGAACAAGAAGTATCGCAAGTATTAGGTTCAACATCAGTGGATGTTACTTTTGCTAAACGCCAAGTGAATACCACTATTTTAGCTGACAGTGGCCAAACTATCGTGATTGGTGGCTTACTCGACGAGCAGGTGACAGAAAGTGTGTCTAAAGTGCCTTGGTTAGGGGATATTCCGTGGATTGGCAACTTATTTAAATCGACCTCTTCATCGACTAAAAAACGTAACTTGATGGTATTCATTAAGGCGACCATTATTCGTAATAATGCCTCAATTCGCGGTGTCAGTAACCGTAAATATAGCTTGATGCGTGCGGAACAATTATTGCAACAAGAAGATGGTGTTGCATTAATGCCAAATACTGATGTGCCCGTATTACCTAAATTCAATGAAGAGCGTGTTATTTCACCGGAATTACGTAAGTATCTGGAAGATCAAGATGACAAAACTGTGCAGTTTGATGTGAGACCTCCGGCAGAATCGGATGATGAACACAAGCAGCAAAGCGAGGCTCTGTAG
- the gspF gene encoding type II secretion system inner membrane protein GspF, producing the protein MPAFSYLAMDKKGKKTKGVLEADGPKQARNILREKSLTPLEVEMSAEAERKKASGGFSFKRGISTADMALLTRQLSTLIAASLPLEESLKAVAEQSELPRIQNMILAVRSRVVEGHTLAESFAEFPHAFDDLYCAMVASGEKSGHLDKVLNRLADYTEQRQKMKNQLTQAMIYPVMLTLVAIGVVSLLLTSVVPKVVGQFEHMGQELPQITQILIALSDFVSNYGLYLVIMVVLMIIVVKRLLLKPANRLFFDERLLTVPVLGKVSRGINTARFARTLSILNASAVPLLESMSIAGQVLTNMHARRLVEGATSRVREGTSLRASLTETKLFPPMMLHMIASGEQSGELGPMLERAADNQDSQFESQVSIALGIFQPLLVVSMSFVVLFIVMAILQPILSLNQMVAG; encoded by the coding sequence ATGCCTGCATTTTCTTATTTAGCGATGGACAAAAAAGGCAAAAAGACCAAAGGGGTTTTAGAGGCTGATGGTCCTAAACAAGCGCGTAATATATTACGTGAAAAAAGCTTAACCCCACTTGAAGTTGAAATGTCGGCAGAGGCCGAACGGAAAAAAGCGTCCGGTGGATTTAGCTTTAAACGTGGTATTAGCACGGCAGACATGGCGTTATTAACACGCCAACTATCCACCTTGATTGCAGCGTCTTTACCACTAGAAGAATCATTAAAAGCGGTAGCAGAGCAAAGTGAATTACCGCGAATTCAAAATATGATCTTAGCAGTACGTAGTCGTGTGGTTGAAGGTCATACGCTAGCGGAAAGCTTTGCTGAGTTCCCACACGCTTTTGATGATCTATATTGCGCGATGGTTGCTTCGGGGGAAAAATCCGGACATTTGGATAAAGTACTAAATCGGTTAGCGGACTATACCGAACAGCGTCAAAAAATGAAGAATCAATTGACTCAGGCCATGATTTATCCAGTGATGCTAACACTCGTTGCTATCGGTGTTGTGTCACTATTATTAACCAGCGTTGTTCCTAAAGTTGTGGGGCAGTTTGAGCATATGGGGCAAGAGCTGCCGCAAATCACGCAGATACTGATCGCGCTTTCCGATTTTGTCAGTAATTACGGTTTGTATCTCGTTATTATGGTCGTATTGATGATTATCGTGGTGAAACGATTATTATTAAAACCTGCTAATCGCTTGTTCTTTGATGAACGATTATTAACTGTGCCTGTCCTTGGTAAGGTGAGTCGCGGTATTAATACTGCGCGTTTTGCACGTACGTTAAGTATTTTAAATGCCAGTGCTGTGCCTCTGCTCGAAAGTATGTCGATTGCAGGGCAGGTATTAACTAATATGCATGCTCGTCGATTGGTGGAAGGTGCAACGAGTCGGGTACGAGAAGGTACGAGTTTAAGAGCATCATTAACGGAAACTAAATTATTCCCGCCTATGATGTTACACATGATCGCCAGTGGTGAACAAAGTGGTGAACTCGGTCCAATGTTAGAGCGTGCTGCAGATAACCAAGATTCACAATTTGAATCGCAAGTGAGCATTGCGTTAGGTATTTTTCAACCCTTGCTGGTGGTAAGCATGTCGTTTGTTGTATTATTTATCGTGATGGCAATTCTTCAGCCTATTTTGTCTTTAAATCAGATGGTTGCAGGTTAG
- the gspH gene encoding type II secretion system minor pseudopilin GspH, with product MNTRTHQEAGFTLLEIMLVIFLMGMMITGVVMTMSSAGPDRQLKQAAARFIGVLELAEEEALLSSMEMGLVIEAQQYQFVYLDDNDRWSALDDSKFFAKQALKEDIQLSLELAGLKAEGGFLGSRKLFADDDGLFEDDDGLFEGGDKKDRIEPDIYIYSSGEITDFTLTFTYMDVDLGDSLVKVQFDEYGDLMINSTADEF from the coding sequence ATGAATACTCGTACTCATCAAGAAGCTGGCTTTACACTATTAGAAATAATGTTAGTGATCTTCTTAATGGGCATGATGATAACGGGCGTCGTGATGACGATGAGCTCCGCCGGTCCTGATCGACAACTTAAGCAAGCCGCTGCGCGTTTTATTGGTGTACTGGAATTAGCAGAAGAAGAAGCGCTGTTGAGTAGTATGGAAATGGGCTTGGTCATTGAAGCACAGCAGTATCAATTTGTGTATTTAGATGACAATGATAGATGGAGTGCATTGGATGATTCAAAATTCTTTGCCAAGCAAGCACTGAAAGAAGACATACAGCTTTCGCTTGAGCTTGCCGGATTAAAAGCCGAAGGTGGTTTTCTAGGTTCTCGGAAACTATTTGCTGACGATGATGGCTTGTTTGAAGATGACGATGGTTTATTTGAAGGGGGTGATAAAAAAGATCGTATCGAACCTGATATTTACATTTATTCCAGTGGTGAAATTACAGATTTTACATTGACGTTCACTTATATGGATGTCGATCTTGGTGATAGCTTGGTGAAGGTCCAATTCGATGAGTATGGGGATTTAATGATTAACTCGACGGCGGATGAGTTTTAA
- the gspE gene encoding type II secretion system ATPase GspE yields the protein MSALEYEEVSESERLPFSFAKKFGVVLSEIDNAWVLFHKADVLPATILEVRRNLGQTFQLVLLDDEAFELKLTQVFQRDSSEARQLMQDIGNEVDFFTLAEELPTEEDLLESDDDAPIIKLINAMLSEAIKEGASDIHVETFERALVIRFRIDGVLREILKPNRQLASLLISRIKVMSKMDIAEKRIPQDGRISLRIGGRGVDVRVSTLPSSFGERVVMRLLDKNNAKLELEHLGMTLDNRNKMSELIHKPHGIILVTGPTGSGKSTTLYAALSDINSKDRNILTVEDPIEYQLDGIGQTQVNPKVDMTFSRGLRAILRQDPDVVMIGEVRDLETAQIAVQASLTGHLVLSTLHTNTAVGAVTRLRDMGLEPFLLSSSVLGVLAQRLVRTLCAECRESAAPTERELEQLASNRVANVSTIYHPKGCEHCNNTGYRGRTGIHELLIVDEDVRDMIHSGAGEQIVERHIRPFTPSIRQDGIAKVLAGVTTLEEVLRVTREG from the coding sequence ATGAGTGCTCTGGAATATGAAGAGGTCAGTGAAAGTGAACGTTTGCCTTTTTCATTTGCGAAAAAATTTGGTGTGGTATTAAGTGAAATTGATAATGCTTGGGTGCTGTTCCATAAAGCGGATGTATTACCTGCGACGATATTAGAAGTGCGTCGTAACTTAGGGCAAACGTTTCAGTTGGTATTGTTAGATGATGAGGCGTTTGAGCTAAAACTGACGCAAGTGTTTCAGCGTGATTCATCAGAAGCTAGACAGTTAATGCAAGATATTGGTAACGAAGTTGATTTTTTTACCTTAGCGGAAGAGCTGCCGACTGAAGAAGATTTACTGGAGTCGGATGATGATGCACCTATCATTAAATTGATTAATGCCATGCTCAGTGAGGCGATCAAAGAAGGTGCGTCAGATATTCACGTGGAAACTTTCGAGCGGGCACTGGTGATCCGCTTCCGTATTGATGGGGTATTAAGAGAGATCTTAAAGCCAAATCGTCAATTAGCGTCATTATTAATATCACGTATTAAAGTGATGTCAAAAATGGATATTGCGGAGAAACGTATTCCTCAAGATGGTCGTATTTCGCTGCGAATTGGTGGTCGTGGTGTTGATGTACGTGTATCGACCTTGCCATCAAGTTTTGGTGAGCGTGTGGTAATGCGTCTACTGGATAAGAATAACGCTAAATTAGAATTAGAACACTTAGGGATGACGTTAGATAACCGTAACAAGATGTCTGAGTTAATTCATAAACCGCACGGCATTATTTTGGTTACCGGTCCGACAGGTTCGGGTAAGAGTACCACTCTGTACGCGGCATTATCGGATATCAACAGTAAAGACCGTAATATCTTAACGGTAGAAGACCCGATTGAATATCAACTTGATGGTATTGGCCAGACTCAAGTTAATCCTAAAGTGGACATGACCTTTTCACGAGGCCTACGTGCTATTTTACGTCAAGACCCCGATGTCGTGATGATTGGTGAAGTACGTGATTTAGAAACTGCCCAAATTGCAGTTCAAGCGAGTTTAACGGGGCACTTAGTGTTATCGACTCTACATACCAATACTGCTGTTGGTGCGGTGACGCGTTTACGTGATATGGGATTGGAACCTTTCTTATTATCTTCAAGTGTACTGGGAGTGCTAGCACAGCGGTTAGTGCGAACCTTATGTGCTGAATGTCGAGAAAGTGCAGCGCCGACCGAGCGTGAACTTGAACAACTTGCATCAAACAGAGTGGCCAATGTCAGTACGATTTATCACCCTAAAGGTTGTGAACACTGTAATAACACAGGCTATCGAGGCCGAACCGGTATTCATGAATTACTGATTGTCGATGAAGATGTGCGCGATATGATCCACAGCGGTGCTGGTGAACAGATTGTTGAACGCCATATTCGCCCGTTTACACCGAGTATTCGTCAAGATGGTATCGCTAAAGTACTTGCTGGTGTCACGACCCTCGAAGAAGTTCTTCGTGTAACAAGAGAGGGGTAA
- the gspJ gene encoding type II secretion system minor pseudopilin GspJ — protein sequence MKRQSTGHETGFTLIEMMIAIAIFALLSLGAYQVLQGVLRSDEISRERGDALKQLQRAMVIVERDFQQMNARNNRSDDTLTAMPLQAGKFMFDSDDDGIAFTRSGWRNPLSQLPRSSLQRVIYRVKDAHLERLSYIYLDPAVGEEPKRKLILDNVEAMTFEFYHEKKWAETWTNKKALPDGVKITLTLKRFGEVERLFLLPKATVDSDSSDKEGES from the coding sequence ATGAAAAGACAATCTACAGGCCATGAAACGGGTTTTACCCTGATTGAGATGATGATTGCGATTGCTATCTTTGCTTTGCTCAGTTTAGGGGCTTATCAAGTATTGCAAGGGGTGTTACGCAGTGATGAAATTTCCAGAGAACGCGGTGATGCGCTAAAGCAATTACAACGCGCCATGGTCATTGTTGAACGTGATTTTCAACAAATGAATGCACGTAATAATCGCAGTGATGACACGTTGACAGCAATGCCATTGCAAGCAGGTAAATTCATGTTTGATAGCGATGACGATGGTATTGCTTTTACGCGTAGTGGTTGGCGTAATCCATTATCACAGTTACCTCGTTCTTCATTGCAGCGGGTAATATACCGCGTTAAAGACGCGCATTTAGAGCGCTTAAGCTATATCTACTTAGACCCCGCTGTTGGTGAAGAACCGAAGCGAAAGTTAATCTTAGACAATGTCGAAGCCATGACGTTTGAGTTTTACCACGAAAAGAAATGGGCAGAGACCTGGACCAATAAGAAAGCATTACCCGATGGCGTAAAAATAACGCTTACCTTAAAACGCTTTGGTGAAGTTGAACGTTTATTTTTATTGCCTAAAGCGACGGTTGATAGTGATAGCAGCGATAAAGAAGGGGAGAGCTAA
- the gspC gene encoding type II secretion system protein GspC has translation MDNLDGFKQFVIKLPQKQIATCCCYLLLTVFCYQSALLTWQLWPSTSSDSAILWQPTANSANHQVKSYELNTLRSLNLFGQQQTQTSLPVAQNVDAPKTRLNLTLAGLVASSEPSLALAIIEYKGKQETYAIDEEIGASNAILKQVFPDRVIIEYQSNLETLMLDGEEFSRTSNQRQSYDSSSSNTPTELSNLRKNLLKNPASITDYVRISPVRKNGKLSGYRVNPGKNRELFKEVGLKANDLAVSLNGYDLTDTRQAMEVAKQLRDLTEMSLTVERDGQLHSIYLSMPE, from the coding sequence ATGGATAATTTAGATGGATTTAAGCAGTTTGTCATCAAGCTACCGCAAAAACAAATCGCGACCTGTTGTTGTTATTTGTTACTGACGGTATTTTGTTATCAATCGGCATTGTTGACTTGGCAATTGTGGCCGTCAACATCATCAGACTCTGCAATATTGTGGCAGCCGACAGCGAATAGTGCTAATCATCAAGTTAAAAGTTATGAGTTAAATACACTGCGTAGTTTAAACTTATTTGGTCAGCAACAAACCCAAACATCACTGCCTGTTGCGCAGAATGTTGACGCACCAAAGACACGATTAAATTTAACATTAGCGGGTCTTGTTGCGAGCAGTGAACCAAGTTTAGCGTTAGCGATTATTGAATATAAAGGTAAACAGGAAACATATGCGATTGATGAAGAAATCGGCGCAAGTAATGCGATATTAAAGCAGGTGTTCCCTGATCGTGTCATTATTGAATATCAAAGTAATTTAGAAACATTGATGCTCGATGGTGAAGAGTTCAGCCGCACAAGCAATCAGCGACAGTCTTATGACTCCAGCTCTAGTAATACACCAACAGAGCTTTCTAATCTGCGTAAAAATTTATTAAAAAATCCAGCCAGTATTACTGATTATGTACGTATTTCACCTGTGCGTAAAAATGGTAAATTGTCCGGTTATCGCGTTAATCCGGGTAAGAATCGTGAATTATTTAAAGAAGTTGGTTTGAAAGCCAATGATCTCGCCGTATCGTTAAATGGTTATGATTTAACAGATACCCGTCAAGCAATGGAAGTCGCCAAACAACTTAGAGATTTGACTGAAATGTCATTGACGGTTGAACGTGATGGGCAATTACACAGTATTTATTTAAGTATGCCAGAGTAG
- the gspI gene encoding type II secretion system minor pseudopilin GspI: protein MKPHSGNKTKLKQVGMTLLEVMVAMSVFATAGLAVMKVATENLSSLAYLEEKTFANWVASNALTELKMANTIPGKSWRKGEAELAGRTWYWRYKAESTDSSDFVGVTVEVATDKKYESRVGHLLTYMVR, encoded by the coding sequence ATGAAACCACATTCAGGCAATAAAACAAAACTTAAGCAGGTGGGGATGACGTTACTGGAAGTCATGGTCGCGATGTCGGTATTTGCCACCGCTGGACTTGCAGTGATGAAAGTTGCGACAGAAAACCTCAGTAGTTTAGCTTATTTAGAAGAGAAAACATTTGCTAACTGGGTCGCGAGTAATGCGCTGACAGAATTAAAAATGGCCAACACTATTCCAGGTAAATCGTGGCGTAAAGGTGAGGCTGAATTAGCTGGACGTACGTGGTATTGGCGTTACAAGGCTGAGTCGACAGACAGTAGCGATTTTGTTGGGGTAACGGTAGAAGTTGCAACGGATAAGAAATATGAGTCAAGAGTCGGCCACTTGCTTACTTATATGGTGCGTTAA
- the hslR gene encoding ribosome-associated heat shock protein Hsp15, translating to MVAFIMSKNTKPDSSDVRFDKWLWAARFYKTRAIAREMIQSGKIRYNDERTKPSKTVELGATIKIRQGFDEKEVIVKQLSAQRRGAPEAATLYEETPSSVEKRAQNDVARKLNTLYSPRPDKRPDKKQRRDLLRIKNH from the coding sequence ATGGTTGCATTTATTATGTCAAAAAATACCAAACCAGATAGTAGTGATGTGCGTTTCGATAAATGGTTATGGGCAGCTCGTTTTTATAAGACCCGCGCCATTGCCAGAGAAATGATTCAAAGTGGTAAAATTCGCTACAATGATGAACGCACCAAGCCCAGTAAAACCGTTGAGTTGGGCGCAACAATAAAAATAAGACAAGGCTTTGATGAAAAGGAAGTGATCGTAAAGCAGCTTTCCGCACAAAGGAGAGGGGCACCAGAGGCCGCTACTTTGTATGAAGAAACACCAAGTAGTGTTGAAAAGCGTGCACAAAATGATGTCGCGCGTAAACTGAATACATTATATAGCCCTCGCCCTGATAAACGTCCCGACAAGAAACAACGTCGAGATTTATTGCGGATAAAAAATCATTAA
- the hslO gene encoding Hsp33 family molecular chaperone HslO, with translation MSQKDLLHRYLFEDHQVRGEIVQLEQSFIDILENLNYPRPVQRLLGELQVATSLLTATLKFKGSITVQLQGDGPVTLAVINGNEALELRGVARWNGSVPDTDNVKELIGKGVMVITISPDKGERYQGIVDLGGDTLQECLEKYFEQSEQLTTRLWFRTGKVGYRKQAAGMMLQKLPASDDKKSSHEDFEHLAALTETIKDDELFNLDAEDVLVRLYHQEKVRLFDPQTVSFKCGCSHERSAAALLNVAKEELLEIIAEKGQIEMHCDYCGSLYAFNAGDVDDIHTPKIGNPVH, from the coding sequence ATGAGCCAGAAAGATTTATTACACCGTTACCTATTTGAAGATCACCAAGTTCGCGGTGAAATAGTGCAACTAGAACAGAGCTTTATCGATATTTTAGAAAATCTAAACTATCCAAGACCAGTGCAACGCCTATTGGGTGAATTACAAGTTGCCACAAGTTTATTGACTGCGACATTGAAGTTTAAAGGCTCAATTACAGTGCAATTACAAGGCGATGGTCCTGTAACACTTGCTGTCATCAACGGTAACGAAGCGCTGGAACTACGCGGTGTAGCACGTTGGAACGGTTCAGTACCAGATACAGACAATGTCAAAGAGTTAATCGGTAAAGGCGTGATGGTTATAACTATCTCACCAGACAAAGGCGAACGTTATCAAGGTATCGTAGACCTAGGTGGTGATACGTTACAAGAATGCCTAGAAAAATACTTTGAACAGTCAGAGCAGTTAACAACGCGTTTATGGTTCCGCACTGGCAAAGTCGGCTATCGAAAACAAGCTGCAGGGATGATGTTACAAAAATTACCCGCGTCAGATGACAAGAAAAGTTCACACGAAGATTTCGAACACCTAGCAGCATTAACTGAAACGATTAAAGATGATGAATTATTTAATCTTGATGCTGAAGATGTATTAGTACGACTTTACCATCAAGAAAAAGTACGTTTATTTGACCCACAAACAGTATCATTTAAATGTGGTTGTTCACATGAACGTAGTGCAGCAGCATTACTTAATGTGGCGAAAGAAGAGCTACTTGAGATCATTGCTGAAAAAGGACAAATAGAGATGCACTGCGATTATTGCGGTTCACTTTATGCCTTCAATGCAGGTGATGTAGACGATATACATACGCCGAAAATAGGCAACCCAGTACACTAA